The sequence TCTGGGTGCCGATCCTCCTGGTCCTGGTCGCCCTGGTCGCGGCGTGGCGCTGGCGCCGGTCCCGCCGTCGCCGCCGGGCTGCGGACATGTCCGGACAGTGTCCGGACACCGACCCGGACACGGACGACGGGGAGTCGCCATGAGGGGGGTTGAGCTGCACGGACACCCGTCCGGACATGTCCGCTGGACAGTCCGGGACGTGTCCGACTGCCCGGCTGTCGAGGAGGAGATGAGCATGGCCAGGCGCCCCCGGCCCGCACCGGACAACCTGCCCCGTCCGTACCACTGGTCCGAAGACGCCGCCTGTTCCGGCGTCGACACAGAGAGGTTCTTCCCGGTCGGCGCCGAGGGGGTGCCGACCAAGCTGGAGGCCGAGTACGCGAAGGCGCTGTGCGTACCGTGCCCGGTTCGCTCGGCCTGCCTCGCCCACGCCCTCACGCGCCCGGAGCACTTCGGGGTGTGGGGCGGCATGGACGAGGGCGAGCGGGCCGAACTGCTGCGGTCGGCCCGGCGGGCAGCGGAGCGCGAGCGCAGGCGGGAGCGGGAACATGCCGCCGCGTCGGCTTAGCGTGCCGCCCCCGGTCCGGACCGCTCCGGTGCTCGGGCCGGGCGGGTTGCTGGACTGGAGGGACGCCCGGCACCACTCCGCCGAGGCCCGGCCGTGCCGGTACTGCGGCAGCTCGACCCACATGCGGGACGAGACCGGGAAACCGGCCGACAAGGTCTGTGCCGAACGCGTCTACGCCGAGATCTTGCAGGTGGCCGCCGCGGCTCACATCCAGCAGGGCACGTTGTGACGCCGGGACAGCTGACCTACCTCACCCGGTGCGCGCTGGAAGCGGCGCAGGCCGGCGACCGGCGGCGCACGGCGGAGATGACCGGCCGACTGGCCCGGGAAGCGGACGCCCTGGACCTGGTGTCCGCGTGCCGGGTGATGGCCGACATAGGGCTGCGCGCGCTGCTCGTGCTGTACGGCCAGCCCAACGCGGCCCGGGGCGAGGCGTGGGTGCTGGACCAGCTCGGCGACGCCGAGGGGCACCCGTGCCGCTTGTTCGCGGCCCGCCTGGTCACCGCGTACGCCAACGCGGACAACGACACCGTGACCGCCCTCGCAGCGGTCGCGGCCGGAGCGACCCCCGCCGAGCGGGCCGAGTCGCTGCGGTCGCTCGCGACTTACGCGGCCGGGCTCGATGCC is a genomic window of Streptomyces sp. ITFR-21 containing:
- a CDS encoding WhiB family transcriptional regulator; its protein translation is MSDCPAVEEEMSMARRPRPAPDNLPRPYHWSEDAACSGVDTERFFPVGAEGVPTKLEAEYAKALCVPCPVRSACLAHALTRPEHFGVWGGMDEGERAELLRSARRAAERERRREREHAAASA